DNA from Streptomyces luteogriseus:
CGTCGCCGTTCTCGGCAACCACGACCACCACGACGACCGGCCGGACGAGGTCACGGCCATCCTCCGGGAGGCCGGGGTCCATGTGCTGGAAGGGCAGGCGACGGTCGTGGAGAGCGGCGGCGCGCGGATCGGCGTCGCCGGGACGAAGGGGTTCGGCGGCGGCTTCGTGGGCCGCTGCGCGGGCGAGTTCGGTGAGCCGGTCATGAAGGAGTTCGTCCGGCACTCGCGCCGGTGTGCCGACGGCCTGCGGGCCGCCCTGGAGCAGCTGGGCGAGGAGGGCTGTGACGCGCGGATCGCCCTCACGCACTACTCCCCCGTCGCGGACACTCTGGCGGGCGAGCCGCTGGAGATCCACCCGTTCCTGGGGAGCTACCTGCTGGCCGAGGCGATCGACACCGCCGGGGCCGACCTCGCGGTGCACGGGCACGCGCACGCGGGCACGGAGCACGGCATGACGAGCGGCGGCGTGCGGGTGCGCAACGTGGCCCAGCCGGTCATCGGACGGGCCTTCCACGTCTACCACCTGCCGGTCCGGGAGCACGCCGCGACCGGCGCCGCCGCACAACAGGCCCACTGAGGACACCTCTTCCCCACCGCCGCCGGCGCTCGCCGGCGGCGGTTTCCGTTGCCCGCCGACCGGTGCACCGAACGGCCGTGTACCGCCTGTGGTGTGAACCCCCCGCACGTCGTGCCCGTTTCAGGCATTTTGTCTGCTTAGCATGCGAACTCCGCGCTCCGCACATCGGCGATGTCCCCACGCGTCCGTCCGGGGCGCACGTGCCCCGTACGAGAGGACATCAGATGGCGCTGACGGGCCGTCAAAGACCACCCTCCGAACATGCCTTCTCCCCGCACGACGCCGTACTGCGCAGCGCGGCGCCGCGTCTCGCCCGCCGTCGCTTCCTGACCGTCACCGCGGCCGCCGCGATGCTCGCCTTCAGCACCAACCGGCCGGCGCGCGGCGCCACCGCCACCCGTGAGCGTCCCGCGGCCCGGATCACCGACAACCCGTTCACCCTGGGCG
Protein-coding regions in this window:
- a CDS encoding metallophosphoesterase family protein, which gives rise to MIRIAAVGDIHMGPDSQGVLRPAFETLPECADLLLLAGDLTRHGTPEEMRVVAREVQDLAVPVVAVLGNHDHHDDRPDEVTAILREAGVHVLEGQATVVESGGARIGVAGTKGFGGGFVGRCAGEFGEPVMKEFVRHSRRCADGLRAALEQLGEEGCDARIALTHYSPVADTLAGEPLEIHPFLGSYLLAEAIDTAGADLAVHGHAHAGTEHGMTSGGVRVRNVAQPVIGRAFHVYHLPVREHAATGAAAQQAH